In Mesorhizobium sp. 113-3-3, a genomic segment contains:
- a CDS encoding DeoR/GlpR family DNA-binding transcription regulator, which yields MTARKAQRTARLIDLLSQRRVIHLSEAAALLGVSEMTVRRDIATNQGQIAYLGGHILAAAEIEVDIPYELATAADSHAAAKREACAHAVRKIRPDETIFIDCGTTLIHLIDLIPDNYQITAICYAMNVAERLSRKPNVTIIMLGGVYHPASASFSGTHDFDILNSVGINAAFLSAAGVDAKRGATCEHFHEAVVKQKVMSLARENYLVIDSSKIGKLKRAFFSAMDGFDAVITEHGEVGPDSFRPSA from the coding sequence ATGACAGCTCGAAAGGCGCAAAGGACGGCACGGCTGATCGATCTGTTGTCGCAGCGGCGGGTCATCCATCTCAGCGAGGCGGCAGCGCTGCTTGGCGTCTCGGAGATGACGGTACGGCGCGACATCGCCACCAACCAGGGACAGATCGCCTATCTCGGCGGGCACATATTGGCGGCGGCCGAGATCGAGGTCGACATTCCCTACGAGCTGGCGACCGCAGCCGACAGCCATGCGGCGGCCAAGCGCGAAGCCTGCGCGCACGCGGTGCGCAAGATACGGCCCGACGAGACGATCTTCATCGACTGCGGCACGACGCTGATCCATCTGATCGATCTCATCCCCGACAATTATCAAATAACGGCAATATGTTATGCCATGAATGTCGCGGAGCGCCTGAGCCGCAAACCCAACGTCACGATCATCATGCTGGGCGGCGTCTATCATCCGGCCTCGGCGTCTTTCTCGGGCACGCATGATTTCGACATTTTGAACAGCGTCGGCATCAACGCCGCCTTCCTGTCGGCCGCCGGCGTCGATGCCAAGCGCGGCGCCACCTGCGAGCATTTCCACGAGGCGGTGGTGAAGCAGAAGGTGATGAGCCTGGCGCGCGAAAATTATCTGGTCATCGACTCCAGCAAGATCGGCAAGCTCAAGCGCGCCTTCTTCTCGGCGATGGATGGTTTCGACGCGGTGATCACCGAGCATGGCGAGGTCGGGCCGGATTCATTCCGGCCGTCGGCCTGA
- a CDS encoding substrate-binding domain-containing protein, with protein sequence MKQSARILFSTLSLAASAFALSTSLGLAQTPDTCVTGVDMATLGPKGIVGQGPHGEKAASPDELKLTDEEAAKVKAGKFKVGISMQTVNLDWSQLQVQGISETLAKYGVTVTGVASAEYQVDKQIADIENTIQQHPDGIISIPVDFTATAPTYKKVGEAGIKLVFMDSIPVGLESPKDFASMISADSQGNGQIAATILASCMPKGGTIGLVNFGVDYFSTNERTKGVSEWMKKNRPDIIMKQVDFTDPSKVSQIAGDFLTGNPDVKGLFAVWDQPALDTLSSMRAQGIDIPIATVDLGLQSAIEIAKGGPLKATGSQRPYDQGVAEALAMMKALIGQPTPAWVGVQSLPVVQSNVLESFKTVFHKDPPAELVDACNSAKPKCN encoded by the coding sequence ATGAAACAATCGGCAAGAATCCTGTTCAGCACATTGAGCCTCGCCGCCAGCGCCTTCGCGCTGTCGACGTCGCTCGGTCTCGCGCAAACACCGGACACCTGCGTCACCGGCGTCGACATGGCCACGCTCGGCCCCAAGGGCATTGTCGGCCAGGGCCCGCATGGTGAAAAGGCGGCCTCGCCCGACGAGCTGAAACTGACCGACGAGGAAGCCGCCAAGGTCAAGGCCGGCAAGTTCAAGGTCGGCATTTCCATGCAGACGGTGAACCTCGACTGGTCGCAATTGCAGGTGCAAGGCATCAGCGAAACGCTGGCCAAATACGGCGTCACCGTCACCGGCGTGGCGTCGGCCGAGTATCAGGTCGACAAGCAGATCGCCGATATCGAGAACACCATCCAGCAGCACCCGGACGGCATCATTTCCATCCCCGTCGATTTCACCGCGACGGCGCCGACCTACAAGAAGGTGGGTGAAGCCGGCATCAAGCTGGTGTTCATGGACTCTATTCCGGTCGGCCTTGAATCGCCCAAGGATTTTGCCTCGATGATCTCGGCCGACAGCCAGGGCAACGGCCAGATCGCTGCGACGATCCTGGCCTCCTGCATGCCCAAGGGCGGCACGATCGGGCTGGTGAATTTCGGCGTCGACTATTTCAGCACCAATGAGCGCACCAAGGGCGTCAGCGAGTGGATGAAGAAGAACCGTCCCGACATCATCATGAAGCAGGTCGACTTCACCGATCCCTCGAAAGTCTCGCAGATCGCCGGCGACTTCCTCACCGGCAATCCCGATGTGAAAGGCCTGTTCGCCGTTTGGGACCAGCCGGCGCTCGACACGCTGTCGTCGATGCGCGCGCAAGGCATCGACATTCCGATCGCCACCGTCGATCTCGGCCTGCAGTCGGCGATCGAAATCGCCAAGGGCGGTCCGCTCAAGGCGACCGGCTCGCAGCGCCCTTATGACCAGGGCGTCGCCGAGGCGCTGGCGATGATGAAGGCGCTGATCGGCCAACCCACGCCCGCCTGGGTCGGCGTGCAGTCGCTGCCGGTGGTGCAGTCCAACGTGCTGGAATCCTTCAAGACCGTCTTCCACAAGGATCCGCCGGCCGAACTGGTCGACGCCTGCAACAGCGCCAAGCCGAAGTGCAATTGA
- a CDS encoding (2Fe-2S)-binding protein: MTKIPVHLDINGQRHELQLEPRVTLLDALRERLGLTGTKKGCDHGQCGACTVHMDGERVLACLTLAAQAEGRTITTIEGLAREGELHPVQAAFLEQDAFQCGYCTSGQIMSAVACIREGHAGSDEEIREYMAGNLCRCGAYPHIVAAVRQAAQEFAS; this comes from the coding sequence ATGACCAAAATCCCCGTCCATCTCGATATCAACGGCCAGCGTCACGAGTTGCAGCTCGAACCGCGCGTCACGCTACTCGATGCCTTGCGCGAGCGGCTCGGCCTGACCGGCACCAAGAAAGGCTGCGACCATGGCCAGTGCGGCGCCTGCACCGTGCACATGGACGGCGAGCGAGTGCTGGCGTGCCTGACGCTTGCCGCGCAAGCCGAAGGCCGCACCATCACCACCATAGAGGGGCTTGCACGGGAGGGTGAACTGCATCCCGTGCAGGCTGCGTTCCTCGAGCAGGACGCCTTCCAGTGCGGCTATTGCACATCAGGCCAGATCATGTCGGCGGTCGCCTGCATCCGCGAAGGCCATGCCGGCTCGGATGAGGAAATCCGCGAATACATGGCCGGCAATCTCTGCCGCTGCGGCGCCTATCCGCACATTGTCGCCGCCGTGCGCCAGGCGGCCCAGGAGTTCGCATCATGA
- a CDS encoding ABC transporter permease, which produces MTDTQNPAKAAASQPSGRSALRHLLQGERPYMLYVAFVVMLIVFSLASPWFLSIDNFLNIGRQTTLVSIIAVGMTFVIISRQIDLSVASTLALSGMSASLAMAFVANSWVVGAVAGLGTGALIGLLNGVLTTRLEIPSFLVTLGTLSGARGLALMVTNTKPVIITNEHYFAIFGEGSVLGIPAPILWTLGVTTSGILLLHYSVYGRRVYAAGGNPTAALYSGVHIKQVTTLAFVLTGTLAGLASLILSARSHAARPDVVQGMELDVIASVILGGCSLFGGRGFVLGTLLGSLIIGTLNNGLVLLGVSSSLQLVIKGAIIVAAVAFTRR; this is translated from the coding sequence ATGACCGATACGCAAAACCCGGCAAAAGCCGCCGCCAGCCAGCCGAGCGGACGCTCGGCCCTGCGGCATCTGCTCCAGGGCGAGCGCCCCTACATGCTCTACGTCGCCTTCGTCGTCATGCTGATCGTCTTCAGCTTGGCGTCGCCCTGGTTCCTGTCGATCGACAATTTTCTCAACATCGGCCGGCAGACGACGCTGGTCTCGATCATCGCTGTCGGCATGACATTCGTCATCATCTCCCGGCAGATCGACCTGTCGGTCGCCTCGACGCTGGCGCTTTCGGGCATGAGCGCATCGCTGGCCATGGCTTTCGTCGCCAACAGCTGGGTCGTCGGTGCCGTGGCGGGGCTGGGCACCGGGGCGCTGATCGGGCTGCTCAACGGTGTCTTGACCACGCGTCTGGAAATCCCTTCTTTCCTGGTGACGTTGGGGACGCTGAGCGGCGCGCGCGGACTGGCGCTGATGGTCACCAACACCAAGCCGGTCATCATCACCAACGAGCATTATTTCGCGATCTTCGGCGAAGGCTCGGTGCTCGGCATCCCGGCGCCGATCCTGTGGACGCTCGGCGTCACCACATCAGGCATATTGCTGCTGCATTACAGCGTCTATGGGCGCCGGGTCTACGCTGCCGGCGGCAATCCGACGGCCGCGCTCTATTCCGGCGTCCATATCAAGCAGGTCACGACGCTCGCCTTCGTGCTGACCGGGACGCTCGCGGGCCTCGCATCGCTGATCCTGTCGGCGCGCTCGCACGCGGCGCGGCCCGACGTGGTGCAAGGCATGGAGCTCGACGTCATCGCCTCCGTCATCCTCGGCGGCTGCAGCCTGTTCGGCGGCCGCGGCTTCGTGCTCGGCACGCTGCTCGGCAGCCTGATCATCGGCACGCTCAACAACGGGCTGGTGCTGCTCGGCGTGAGCTCGTCACTGCAACTCGTCATCAAGGGAGCAATCATCGTCGCCGCGGTCGCGTTCACGAGGAGGTAA
- a CDS encoding FAD binding domain-containing protein has protein sequence MRDFSYLRATSTDAARQAAALPGAMLLAGGTTLIDLAKCGVAEPETLVDITHLEGLDRIDVNEQGATIGALARMSHVADHADIKSRFPAISEALWQAASAQIRNMATIGGNLMQRTRCPYFRDPANFSACNKREPGSGCSAIGGVTRGHAVLGTSEACIAMYPGDLATALVAFDAVVHLGERKLLVDDFFLLPGTTPDREHAIEPGEMITAIEIPGSAAARRSTYLKIRDRQSYEFAAASAAVGIEFEADGRTIRDLRVALGGIATKPWRARAVEEALRGKVLESETVRAARLLAVEGAVDHGANHYKIELAPRVVARAILKLGETA, from the coding sequence ATGAGGGACTTTTCCTATCTGCGCGCCACTTCGACCGACGCCGCACGCCAGGCGGCCGCGCTGCCCGGCGCCATGCTGCTCGCCGGCGGCACCACGCTGATCGACCTCGCCAAATGCGGCGTCGCCGAGCCTGAGACGCTGGTCGACATCACCCATCTCGAAGGGCTCGACCGGATCGACGTGAACGAGCAAGGCGCCACCATCGGCGCGCTCGCCAGAATGAGCCATGTCGCCGACCACGCCGACATCAAGAGCCGCTTCCCCGCCATCTCGGAAGCGCTCTGGCAGGCGGCATCCGCCCAGATCCGCAACATGGCGACCATCGGCGGCAATCTGATGCAGCGCACGCGCTGCCCCTATTTCCGCGACCCCGCGAATTTCTCGGCCTGCAACAAGCGTGAGCCGGGCAGCGGCTGTTCGGCGATCGGCGGCGTCACCAGGGGACACGCCGTGCTCGGCACCAGCGAGGCCTGCATCGCCATGTATCCCGGCGACCTCGCCACCGCTTTGGTCGCCTTCGACGCTGTCGTTCATCTCGGCGAACGCAAGCTTCTGGTCGACGACTTCTTCCTGCTGCCCGGCACCACGCCGGACAGGGAACACGCCATCGAACCGGGCGAGATGATAACCGCCATCGAAATCCCCGGCTCCGCCGCCGCCCGCCGTTCGACCTATCTGAAGATCCGCGACCGGCAGTCCTATGAATTCGCGGCGGCAAGTGCGGCGGTCGGCATCGAATTCGAGGCCGATGGCCGCACCATCCGCGACCTGCGTGTCGCGCTCGGCGGCATCGCCACCAAACCGTGGCGTGCGCGGGCCGTCGAAGAGGCTTTGAGGGGCAAGGTGCTGGAGTCGGAAACCGTCCGCGCCGCCAGGCTGCTCGCCGTCGAAGGCGCCGTCGACCATGGCGCCAACCACTACAAGATCGAGCTCGCGCCGCGCGTCGTCGCCAGGGCCATCCTCAAATTGGGAGAGACGGCATGA
- a CDS encoding sugar ABC transporter ATP-binding protein produces MIEPGSTALVSGTPLLRVEGVRKRFGGVNALRGVSLEILSGEVHALLGENGAGKSTLIKILSGVHEHDGGSIEIDGKPVSFSSPAQSRDAGVAVVYQDLSLVESLSVADNLLLGREPKTRLGFLKKRQLVAQAEAFLKSQNIPLDARAMVGSLPFAYRQMTEIAKALMGDVRLLILDEPTSALTDDEEKILFEAIRAVAARGVGVIYVTHRLNEVFRISNRVTVFRDGQNAGTFVTAQTNMRQLVGAIVGPDHAVLKADGAASGQGMAPSAVSSEKPVLELKGVSNDRLDGASLELRAGEIHGLAGLIGSGRTEILQTIFGLRPVQSGEATLDGVSLKDTDPAAAIRRGIALVPEDRHVQGLVLEHSIERNLTLPRLPYFSRLGWLQRRPASEHANAAMRRLAVKAPGASTTVKNLSGGNQQKVVFGKWNEPRPRVLLLDEPTVGVDVGAREEIYGVIRAAATAGSGVLLVSSDLSELLQLCDRISIVVDGRITRTIARPDFGSAEDLHHLIQISQPSEEHAA; encoded by the coding sequence ATGATCGAACCGGGTTCGACTGCGCTGGTTTCCGGGACCCCCTTGCTGCGCGTCGAAGGCGTCAGGAAGCGGTTCGGCGGCGTCAATGCGCTACGCGGCGTCAGTCTCGAAATCCTGTCCGGTGAAGTGCATGCGCTGCTTGGCGAAAACGGCGCCGGCAAGTCGACGCTGATCAAGATACTCAGCGGTGTGCACGAGCACGATGGTGGCTCGATCGAGATCGACGGCAAGCCTGTTTCGTTTTCTTCGCCCGCGCAATCGCGCGATGCCGGCGTGGCGGTCGTCTATCAGGATCTGAGCCTGGTCGAGTCGCTCTCGGTCGCCGACAATCTGCTTCTGGGGCGAGAGCCGAAGACGCGGCTAGGCTTCCTGAAAAAGCGCCAGCTGGTGGCGCAAGCCGAAGCCTTCCTCAAATCGCAGAACATCCCGCTCGATGCCCGCGCCATGGTCGGGTCGCTGCCCTTCGCCTATCGCCAGATGACCGAGATCGCCAAGGCGCTGATGGGCGATGTGCGCCTGCTCATTCTGGACGAACCGACCTCGGCGCTGACCGACGATGAGGAAAAAATCCTGTTCGAGGCGATCCGGGCGGTCGCGGCACGTGGCGTCGGGGTGATCTACGTCACCCATCGCCTCAACGAAGTGTTCCGCATCTCGAACCGGGTGACCGTGTTCCGCGACGGGCAGAACGCCGGCACTTTCGTCACGGCGCAAACCAATATGCGGCAATTGGTCGGCGCGATCGTCGGGCCGGATCACGCTGTGCTGAAAGCAGATGGCGCTGCATCTGGGCAAGGCATGGCGCCATCAGCCGTTTCCTCTGAAAAGCCCGTGCTCGAATTGAAAGGCGTCAGCAATGACCGGCTCGACGGGGCCAGTCTCGAATTGCGCGCCGGCGAAATCCACGGCCTTGCCGGCCTTATCGGCAGCGGACGCACCGAGATCCTGCAGACCATCTTCGGCCTGCGGCCCGTCCAGTCGGGCGAGGCCACGCTGGACGGCGTCTCGTTGAAAGACACCGATCCGGCGGCGGCGATACGGCGAGGAATCGCGCTGGTGCCGGAGGACCGGCACGTCCAGGGCCTTGTCCTCGAACATTCGATCGAGCGCAATCTGACCTTGCCGCGCCTGCCTTATTTTTCGCGCCTTGGCTGGCTGCAGCGGCGGCCGGCGAGCGAACACGCCAACGCCGCGATGCGCAGGCTGGCCGTGAAGGCGCCAGGCGCGTCGACCACGGTGAAGAACCTGTCGGGCGGTAACCAGCAGAAGGTGGTGTTCGGCAAGTGGAACGAGCCGCGGCCGCGCGTGCTTTTGCTCGACGAGCCGACGGTCGGTGTCGATGTCGGCGCGCGCGAGGAGATTTACGGTGTCATTCGCGCCGCGGCAACGGCCGGAAGCGGGGTTCTGCTGGTGTCGTCGGATCTCTCCGAACTGTTGCAGCTCTGCGACCGCATTTCCATCGTCGTCGATGGCCGCATCACCCGGACGATCGCGCGGCCGGACTTCGGCAGCGCCGAGGACCTGCATCACCTCATTCAGATTTCGCAGCCATCGGAAGAGCACGCGGCATGA
- a CDS encoding ATP-binding cassette domain-containing protein, which produces MASSVGPAEILAVRGLSAGYGGRAVISGIDLSLGRGDILGLLGANGSGKSTLLRAITGQIRPLGGIVAIDGADLASAPERAKSGFGLAMDPSDLPAALSGRQYLQLVASIRGCAEDDWPGVNVAERLGLKRWIERPIGEYSLGTRAKIAIAAALLGAPPLLILDESLNGLDPLAAFEVKRIILALASSGRHAVIISTHVVESVPGLCNRAVLLADGRMARAWQAGQLAEAGRMSGAFEAEVMRALTVQAADG; this is translated from the coding sequence ATGGCTAGCAGCGTCGGACCGGCCGAGATACTCGCGGTTCGCGGGCTCAGCGCAGGCTATGGTGGCCGTGCGGTCATCAGCGGCATCGATCTGTCGCTCGGCCGGGGCGACATCCTTGGCCTGCTTGGCGCCAACGGTTCGGGCAAGTCCACCTTACTCAGGGCGATCACCGGCCAGATCCGGCCGCTCGGGGGGATCGTGGCGATCGACGGCGCCGACCTTGCCAGCGCACCGGAACGCGCCAAGTCCGGCTTCGGCCTTGCCATGGATCCATCCGACCTGCCGGCGGCGTTGAGCGGGCGGCAGTATCTCCAACTCGTCGCCTCTATCCGCGGCTGCGCCGAAGACGACTGGCCTGGCGTCAATGTCGCCGAACGGCTCGGGCTGAAGCGCTGGATCGAGCGGCCGATCGGCGAATACTCGCTGGGCACGCGGGCCAAGATCGCCATTGCGGCGGCCCTGCTCGGCGCGCCGCCGCTACTGATCCTCGACGAGTCCCTGAACGGCCTCGATCCGCTTGCCGCCTTCGAGGTGAAGCGCATCATCCTGGCCTTGGCTTCCAGCGGCCGCCATGCCGTCATCATCTCCACCCATGTCGTGGAGTCCGTGCCGGGCCTGTGCAACCGCGCCGTCCTCCTGGCCGACGGCCGCATGGCGCGCGCCTGGCAGGCCGGGCAACTGGCCGAGGCCGGCCGGATGTCCGGCGCCTTCGAAGCCGAAGTCATGCGGGCGCTGACGGTCCAGGCGGCCGATGGGTGA
- a CDS encoding xanthine dehydrogenase family protein molybdopterin-binding subunit encodes MTVHNIRHGDASDGALAQALGGRLSRVDGPAKITGAAKYAVEQQLEGLAYAVLVESTIASGKVRAIDATKAQAAPGVLQVLTPDTIISLKTASDWLGTPPPDKPYCPLARDITFSGQHIAAVVAETFEQAVAAAALVKVSYDETPAIVDLSDGKAGDGIPIDAMTKEWGDAPAAFAAAPVRICAAYNTPREYQAPMEPHGLVARWEGDHLTVWEPSQWLDGMARTYAEWFEVPFENVRLVSPYVGGGFGSKALALSHGAVAASAAKMLGRPVKLVMTRQQTFTGYGGRAATRQTVTIGADRDGVIQSIVHRGVNETSIDGMWVEPLGSVTSIMYATPNFSSKQNVVRVNSVVPGAMRAPGENPSAFGIESAIDELAYEVGIDPLEIRLRNYAEQDPHAKKAWSTRQLREAFAAGAGRFGWSRRSPEPRSMRDGNQLIGWGVAAGTYPVRRAYGEAVVRILADGSVEVESSSIDMGQGTYTILAQTAAETVGVPADDVVVKLGDSRFARAGVSGGSRLAGVMTGAVYKAATSALDQLVGLAINDPRSPFHALQANTLVVANGRIGSPRGDGPDVSIAELLKNVGRDRIEATGDTMPANSTAEDRYKNYTTIAMAVPHTEGDYSRHSWCAHFVEVRVDEDFGTVRVSRVVSALDSGRLYNPKLAESQWKGGIIMGIGQALLEEGIMDRRHGRIVNNNLADYLVPTNADIPDIEVISVGIPDPHSSALGGKGVGELGIVGVAPAIANAVFHATGKRVRDLPITLEKLI; translated from the coding sequence ATGACCGTTCACAACATCAGACATGGTGACGCCTCCGACGGCGCGCTGGCGCAAGCCCTCGGCGGCCGGCTGTCGCGCGTCGACGGCCCGGCCAAGATAACGGGTGCGGCGAAATACGCCGTCGAGCAGCAGCTCGAAGGCCTCGCCTATGCCGTGCTGGTCGAAAGCACGATCGCGTCAGGCAAGGTGCGCGCGATCGATGCCACGAAAGCTCAGGCAGCGCCCGGCGTGCTGCAAGTGCTCACCCCTGACACCATCATCAGCCTCAAAACCGCATCGGACTGGCTTGGCACGCCGCCGCCCGACAAGCCCTATTGCCCGCTGGCCCGCGACATCACCTTCTCCGGCCAGCATATCGCGGCTGTCGTGGCCGAGACCTTCGAGCAGGCGGTGGCCGCGGCGGCGCTGGTCAAGGTCAGCTATGACGAAACGCCTGCCATCGTCGATCTCAGCGACGGCAAGGCCGGCGACGGCATTCCGATCGACGCCATGACCAAGGAATGGGGCGATGCGCCGGCCGCTTTCGCCGCCGCGCCGGTGCGCATCTGCGCTGCCTACAACACGCCGCGCGAATACCAGGCGCCGATGGAGCCGCATGGGCTGGTCGCGCGCTGGGAAGGCGATCATCTGACCGTCTGGGAACCGAGCCAGTGGCTCGACGGCATGGCCCGCACCTATGCCGAATGGTTCGAAGTGCCGTTCGAGAATGTGCGGCTGGTCTCGCCCTATGTCGGCGGCGGCTTCGGCTCCAAGGCGCTAGCGCTCAGCCACGGCGCGGTGGCCGCGAGTGCCGCCAAAATGCTGGGCCGGCCGGTGAAGCTGGTGATGACGCGCCAGCAGACTTTCACAGGCTATGGCGGCCGGGCCGCGACGCGCCAGACGGTGACGATCGGCGCCGACCGTGACGGCGTGATCCAGTCGATCGTGCATCGCGGCGTCAATGAAACCTCGATCGACGGCATGTGGGTCGAGCCGTTGGGTTCGGTCACCTCGATCATGTACGCGACGCCGAATTTCTCGTCGAAGCAGAATGTCGTGCGGGTGAACTCGGTAGTGCCGGGCGCCATGCGCGCGCCGGGCGAAAACCCGTCGGCCTTCGGCATCGAAAGCGCCATCGACGAGCTCGCCTACGAGGTCGGCATCGATCCGCTGGAGATCCGGCTGCGCAACTATGCCGAACAGGATCCGCACGCCAAAAAAGCCTGGTCGACCAGGCAGTTGCGCGAGGCTTTTGCCGCGGGCGCCGGGCGCTTCGGCTGGTCCAGGCGTTCGCCAGAACCGCGCTCGATGCGCGATGGCAACCAGCTGATCGGCTGGGGCGTGGCGGCCGGCACCTATCCGGTGCGGCGCGCCTATGGCGAGGCTGTCGTGCGCATCCTCGCCGACGGTTCGGTCGAGGTCGAAAGCTCCTCGATCGACATGGGCCAGGGCACCTACACCATCCTGGCGCAGACCGCCGCCGAGACGGTCGGCGTGCCGGCCGACGACGTGGTGGTGAAGCTTGGCGATTCCCGCTTTGCCCGCGCCGGCGTCAGTGGCGGCTCGCGGCTGGCCGGCGTGATGACGGGTGCGGTCTACAAGGCCGCGACGTCGGCGCTCGACCAACTCGTGGGCTTGGCGATCAACGACCCGCGTTCACCCTTCCACGCGCTGCAGGCCAACACGTTGGTCGTCGCCAATGGCCGCATCGGCTCGCCGCGCGGCGACGGCCCCGATGTCTCGATCGCCGAACTGCTCAAGAACGTCGGCCGCGACCGCATCGAAGCCACCGGCGACACCATGCCGGCCAATTCGACGGCCGAGGACCGCTACAAGAACTACACCACTATCGCCATGGCGGTGCCGCACACCGAGGGCGACTATTCGCGCCACTCCTGGTGCGCGCATTTCGTCGAGGTGCGGGTCGATGAGGATTTCGGCACTGTGCGCGTGTCGCGCGTCGTATCGGCGCTGGATTCCGGCCGGCTCTACAACCCGAAGCTCGCCGAAAGCCAGTGGAAGGGCGGCATCATCATGGGCATCGGCCAGGCGCTGCTGGAGGAAGGCATCATGGACCGCCGCCATGGCCGCATCGTCAACAACAACCTCGCCGACTATCTCGTGCCGACCAACGCCGACATCCCGGACATCGAGGTGATCTCGGTCGGCATTCCCGATCCGCATTCCTCGGCGCTCGGCGGCAAGGGTGTGGGTGAACTTGGCATAGTCGGTGTCGCCCCCGCGATCGCCAACGCGGTGTTCCACGCGACGGGAAAGAGGGTGCGGGATCTGCCGATCACACTGGAGAAGTTGATCTAG
- a CDS encoding bestrophin family protein: MYVGRSYKLIDFALWSRRSVIYMVVVSGLAVAAYRLPGIAGFSVPWSVVLVLGTTVSLVAGFKNSQVFTRSGEALLAFTQIIASSRMWSNFCRDFLDAPTARQLIYHHIAWMTALRFSLRRPMPWESMGKAANIEYRRRYHIREDKGSLADELRPLLAEQTGKVLKSPQPALALLEMQSVHVNTLFKDAKLPPQIYVELTKLIRDFHDQQARCDRIKNNPYPRQYAIVSSMFVMVFCTLLPFGVVPVFADMGKLGGVLATFGIWLTVPFSTLLGWAYMSLDQVGESSANPFEGNANDVPISQICRDIEIELRAGLGETDLPKPLLPVNDIAT, encoded by the coding sequence ATGTATGTAGGCCGTTCCTACAAACTGATCGATTTCGCGCTGTGGTCGCGGCGCAGCGTCATCTACATGGTGGTGGTGAGCGGACTGGCCGTCGCGGCCTATCGTCTTCCGGGTATCGCCGGTTTCTCCGTGCCATGGTCGGTCGTTCTGGTGCTCGGCACCACGGTATCGCTGGTGGCCGGCTTCAAGAATTCGCAGGTGTTCACGCGAAGCGGCGAGGCGCTGCTGGCCTTCACGCAAATCATCGCCAGCAGCCGGATGTGGTCGAATTTCTGCAGGGATTTCCTCGACGCGCCGACAGCCAGGCAGCTCATCTATCACCATATCGCCTGGATGACGGCACTGCGCTTTTCGCTGCGGCGGCCGATGCCTTGGGAATCCATGGGCAAGGCGGCCAATATCGAGTACCGGCGGCGCTACCACATCCGGGAGGACAAGGGCTCGCTTGCCGACGAATTGCGGCCGCTGCTGGCCGAACAGACCGGCAAGGTCCTGAAATCGCCGCAGCCGGCATTGGCCCTGCTCGAAATGCAATCGGTCCATGTCAACACGCTGTTCAAGGACGCCAAGCTTCCCCCTCAGATCTATGTCGAACTGACGAAGCTGATCCGCGATTTCCACGACCAGCAGGCGCGCTGCGACCGCATCAAGAACAATCCCTATCCGCGCCAATACGCCATCGTCAGTTCGATGTTCGTGATGGTCTTCTGCACGCTGCTGCCGTTCGGCGTGGTTCCGGTCTTCGCGGATATGGGCAAGCTTGGTGGCGTGCTCGCCACGTTCGGCATCTGGCTGACCGTCCCGTTCAGCACGCTGCTGGGCTGGGCCTACATGTCTCTCGACCAGGTCGGCGAGAGCAGCGCAAACCCGTTCGAAGGCAATGCCAACGACGTTCCGATCTCGCAGATCTGCCGCGACATCGAGATCGAACTGCGCGCGGGCCTCGGCGAGACCGACCTGCCGAAGCCCTTGCTGCCGGTCAACGATATCGCGACCTGA
- a CDS encoding SbtR family transcriptional regulator, which yields MEKKLAAANIAEQKAAEEKPLRADAQRNRDRLVEVAAVVFAERGIGASLEDIARRAGVGIGTLYRHFPTREHLVEVVYRREVEVLCAAAGELAQKHPSDIALEEWMRRFVDYIATKRGLATSLRILLTTNSTLFSDTSGRVSQALRQLVEAAVADGTIRGDVDASDVLHALGGIYSAPDTPEWRDRSRRLVKLLMDGLRFGAGKSA from the coding sequence GTGGAGAAAAAATTGGCCGCAGCCAACATTGCCGAACAGAAGGCCGCAGAGGAAAAACCGCTGCGCGCCGACGCGCAGCGCAACCGCGACCGGCTGGTCGAGGTGGCGGCGGTCGTGTTCGCCGAGCGCGGCATCGGTGCCTCGCTGGAGGATATCGCGCGCCGCGCCGGCGTCGGCATCGGCACGCTCTACCGGCATTTCCCGACGCGCGAGCATCTGGTCGAGGTGGTCTACCGCCGCGAGGTCGAGGTGCTGTGCGCGGCCGCCGGCGAGCTAGCCCAAAAACATCCCTCCGATATCGCCCTGGAGGAATGGATGCGGCGCTTCGTCGACTACATCGCCACCAAGCGCGGCCTGGCGACCAGCCTGCGCATCCTGCTCACCACCAATTCGACACTGTTTTCCGACACGTCGGGCAGGGTGTCGCAGGCCCTGCGGCAACTGGTCGAGGCGGCGGTGGCAGACGGCACCATCCGCGGCGATGTCGACGCTTCCGACGTGCTGCATGCGCTCGGCGGCATCTATTCCGCGCCCGATACGCCGGAGTGGCGCGACCGCTCGCGGCGACTGGTCAAGCTGTTGATGGACGGTTTGCGGTTCGGGGCGGGGAAATCCGCCTAA